Genomic DNA from Mesorhizobium sp. 131-2-1:
TACCTCGCCGCGGGTGGCATAGACCGCAACCGCATGTGGGCCAAGGGCTACGGCAAGGACAGGCTCGTCCGCGACTGCCCCGACAACGCCTGCAGGTCGCAGAACCGCCGCGTTGTGTCCAATCTGCGCGATGAGAGGGACGACTCGTAGGGGGCTGCTGTTTTGCTGTCACCAAATCAGAGCCTCACAACGCGGCGGAATTTACCCGTCTCTTCCTGCCTGTATCATCCGCCGCCGCCCGCCTTGGCTTCCGGCATAACTTGCAGCAACGGTTGCGGTGATACTGCGATCTCTCCCGTGAAGGGCCGATCGTGGGCGAGAATTAACAGAACGGATGCCGCCACGCCGGTCGCAAAACTTCCAAGAGCGATCGCCGATGCCATTCGGTTATCACTATGAACGATCGCGATCGCGAGAAGAGCACAGAAGGCTTGCAGGATCAGGCAGGCCCACTTCGTGGGATTGACTTGTGCCGAGCTGACGAGAATCCGTTGGCGACGCGCCTCGAAGGCGTCTTCAAGCCACCTCGTCATCTCGCGCTGCGCGATCTCCTGGCCGGGATTGCCTGGCGCCAAAGCCAGCGTCGTCCGCAGCGCCTCGTTAAGCGCAGGTGGGATTATGGTGAGGGTCGCCGCGCTCTCGGCCATCAGCGGCCACTCCTGGCTCGTCGTTTCCTCGATATAGCTGCGAACCAGCGTCCGTAGGCGCGCCTCGGGCTCCCCGGGAAAGCTGCTCGCCAGAACCACGACCGACCGCAACGCACTGGCCTCGCGATTGACTGCCGCACTGGCGCGATCGCTGTCGCTCCAGACCTGAGCCGCGGTGAACGCCACAAACAAGCCAAAGATGATGCCGAGCGGCGGCAACATGCCAGGCGAAAGCGCCTTGAATGACCGCGCCGTGGAGCCCGCAGAAAGAGCGGCGATGCCTTGGTGCAAGATGAACGCGACGATATAGGTGGCCCCGAACACTACGAGAGCCATCCAAGCCAGTGGAAGAGTATGCAACCAGCCACTCATAGTACCACCCGCCCTATCCTGAGAATTCGTCGGCAGGCGTTTGTAGGGCCGTAGTTCCACTCGTGGCAATGCCACCGTGTTCCATCGTGTCAACAATCTCTACGTACGGCTACCAGCGCCGGTCGAAAGACCTGCTTTATCAATCCGTAACCACCCGGTGACAGGTCGAGGCCTAAACGTTGATGTGGCACGGCGAAACGCCGGCCTAAAGCAGAGATCGGTTGACCTTAAGCGAGTGTCAGCTTTGCGCCTCATGTCGGCCGTTGAGGGCACCTTTGCCAACTCGTGAAAGCAGACATTGCCGGCGACGAGGCTTGGCGGTCGCGGTCGCGACTGGCGCAAAGATCAGTCGAGGCTGATCCGCGTTCCCTTGGCGCCGTTGAGCAGCCGCTTGAGATGGAAGCTGGCGAGCTGGTCGTCCGGACATTTGCCGATCTGCGCGGCGAAAGCCGTAAGCGCGTTTGCATCGCCGGCCTCCAATCTGCCGAAGGCTTCAAGATAGCTGGCCGTCGAAGGATCATCATACTGCTTTGACGACAAAGGCTCGAACGCGCGCAGCGCCTCGGCCCTGCCGCGCAGCATCAGATCGCCGACCGGCCGTCCGCGGAAGCCGTCGACCCTTGCAGCGGCGCTCGCGCTGACGCAGATACGCGTGCCCAGCTGCTTGTTGGCGCTTTCCAGCCGCGCCGCTATATTGATGGTGTCGCCATAGGCCGTGTAGTCGAAGAAGCGGCCTCCGCCGAAATTTCCGACCAGCGCCGGACCTGCATGGACACCGATGCGGGTCGTACCGACCGCGACGCCCTTGTCGCGCCAGCTATCGCGGAACGATTGCGACAGCGCGTCGAGCTCGAGCGCGCAGGCAACCGCACGCGCCGCATGGTCCTGCTGCTCGCCAGGCGCGCCGAACAGCACATGCAGCGCATCGCCGACGATCTTGGCGACGGTGCCTTCATGCGCGAACACGACGTTGGTCATGCTGGCCAAATAGTCGTTGAGGAGCGCGCCTAGCGTGGCAGGGTCGATCGTTTCCACCAGCGTGGTGAAGCTGGTAATGTCGGTGAACAGCGAGGCGACCTCACGCCACTGCCCGGCTAGCGCCGACCCGTCGGCGTCGCCGGCCAGCCGCTCGGCCAGATTGGGCGAGAAGTAGCGCGACAGCGATGCATGAGCGCGCTCCGCGACCGCTTGCCGCCTATGCGCCTCGTGCAGCACCTCGCGATGCTTCAAGGTCTTGGCGATCGTGGTCTCCAGGTCGGCAAAGTCGATCGGCTTAGTAATGAAGTCGAAGGCGCCGCGGTTCATCGCAGTGCGGATGTTGGCCATGTCACCGTAAGCGGAGACGATGACCGTCGAAAGCTGCTGCCCCTCGGCCTGCTGCAGCTTCTCCAGCAGCGAAAGGCCGTCCATACGGGGCATGTTGATGTCGCACAGCACCATGTCGATGTCGCTGTTGCCGTCGATGACGGACAGGGCGTCCACACCATCGCTGGCAAACAGGAAAATGACCGCGCCGTCACGGATCTGACGCCGGAACTTCTGGACGATCAAGACCTCAAGGTCGGGCTCGTCGTCGACCACGAGGATGCGCGCCGTCACGCTACCATTCCCAGCCGCGTTTCGATCTGTTGCCTGAGCGCCGCAAAGTCGATCGGCTTGGTCAGCAGTGCTTCGGCGCCGTCCTCCAACACCTTGCGCTTGGTTTCGGCGTCGCCATAAGCGGTGATCATGATGACCGGGACGTCCGGCCGCTGCACCTTGATCTTCGGCAGGAGCTCGAGCCCGCTCATGCCGGGCATGTTGATGTCGGACAGCACCAGGATCAGTGTCACCCCTTCGGCGTGGTCTATCTGCTCCAACGCATCTACCGCCGATTGCGCGAACTCCATGGTGAAGCGGCTGGCTCGGATGTCGCGGCGGAACTGCTGGCGAAACAGCGGCTCGACGTCGGGCTCGTCGTCGACGACCAGGATGAGGAGGCTCATTCTTCACCTCCCGATTTTGCGAGCGAAGCCGCAGCGCGCGGCAGCACAATCCGAAACTCGGTGAACTCGCCTGGCTGGCTGATGACGTCGATCGTGCCAGCATGCTGTTTGACGACGATGTCGTGGCTGAGCGACAGGCCGAGCCCAGTACCCTCGCCGGCTGGCTTGGTCGTGAAGAATGGATTGAACATCTTCTCCTTCACCTCCGGCGGAATGCCGGTGCCGTTGTCGCGGATCCTGATTTCGACACGGTCGCCGAGACTCATGGTGGTGGCGCAGAGCGTCGGCTCATAGCCCGCGCCATTCGCCGCGGCGCCGCGCTTGGCTGTTGCATAAAAGCCGTTGGAGATGAGGTTGAGAAGCACCCGCGTGATCTCCTGCGGGTAGAGATCGACATCCCCCGCCTGCGGGTCGAAATTCCGCGTCAGCGTGACGTTGAATCCCGGCTTTTCGGCGCGCGCCCCGTGATAGGCAAGGTTCAGGCTCTCCTCCACGACGGCATTGATCTCGATCGGACGATGCTCTCCTGAACCCGCGCGCGAATGCAGGAGCATGTTCCTGACGATGGAATCGGCCCGCTTGCCGTGCTGGCCCACCTTGTCGAGATTGCTCTTGAGCATGGCTGTCAGCTCGGCGACCTCTTCGCGCACGGATGCCTCCAAAGGCGCTCCGTCCAGCACACTGCTCAAATCATCGATGAGTTCGCTGGAGAGCGCTGAGAAGTTGTTGACGAAGTTGAGCGGGTTCTTGATCTCGTGGGCGATACCGGCGGTCAACTGGCCGAGTGAGGCGAGCTTCTCCGTTTGCACGAGGCGGTCCTGCGCGGTCCTCAGATCGTCGAGCGAGCGTGACAATTCGCGGGTACGCGCCTGCACCTCGTCGAACAGCCGTACGTTCTCGATCGCTATGCCGGACTGGTCGGCAAACGTCTCGACAAGCTCGATCTGCCTCGGCGTGAAGTCCCGCACCTGTGACCGCGTCAGCGCGAACACTCCGACCGGCGCGCCTTCGCGTAAGATCGGAACGCATAGAATGGTTCGGTAGCCGCCGAGCTTCTGGAGCTGCGTTGCCCCGTAGTCCGGGTCGGCGAGCACGTCCGAAACGTGGACGGCGCGGGCTTCGAGGGCCACCCTTCCGGTGACGCTGTCGCGACCGGCGGCGAAGGGATTGGCTTTGGCGAAAGCCGCGGCTTCAGGCAAATTGCCGTAGTTGGCCGACCATCGGTAGAGATCGCCGTCGCGCTTGAAGATGACGCTCGTGTCCGCGTCGCACAGCTTGGCCGCTGATTCTGCCAGCGTGTCGAGAACCGGCTGCAGGTCGAATGTGGAACGGCTGATCGCCTTCAGAACATCCGCCGTTGCCGTCTGCTGCTGCAGCGACTCGCTCAATTCCGCCGTGCGGGCCTGTACCTCGTCGAACAAGCGGACATTTTCGATGGCGATCACTGCCTGGTCGGCAAAGGTTTCGACGAGTTCGATCTGCCTTTCGGTGAAGGGCCGCACCGTCGAGCGGGTGAGTGAGAAAACGCCGATTGGAACCCCCTCGCGCAGCAACGGCACGGCCAGCACCGTGCGGTATCCGCCGAGCCGCTGTCCTTCCCACAGCGTGTAGTCGGCGTCAGCCAGCACGTCCGGAATCTGGACGGCCTTGCCTTCGAGCAGGACTCGGCCGACCCCGGTGCCGCGCCCCGGGACGTGCACAAAGCCGCTGAAATATTCCTCGAGCTCGGCCGGATAGCCGTAACTCGCAGCCTCGACGAATTTGCCGTCCGTCTCACGCACGATCGAGGCGTTGTCCGCTTCGCACAGCCGGGTCACCGATTCGGCCAGAGCGTCGAGCACTGCCCGTAGGTCGAACGTCGAGCGGCTGATCGCTTTCAGGACGTCGGCCGTCGCCGTCTGCTGCTGCAATGCTTCGCCAAGCTCGGCGGTGCGCGCCTGCACCTCCTCGAAGAGCCGCACATTGCCGATTGCGATGACGGCCTGGTTGGCGAAAGTCTTAAGGAGGCCGATTTGGTTGTCGCTAAAGGGCCGCGCCTCGATGCGCCGGATCATAAGCGCTCCGATTGCTTTTCCTTCCTGCAACAGCGGAGTGGCGAGAATCGCACGAAAACCAAGAAGTTGAGCCATCATTCGGGCAGTTGCAAACTCCTCTCCAGCGATGGTCAAGTCCGTAACGTGGACCGGCACCCGATCCAATACGGCGCGGCCGGTAACGACGTCGCGCGCGACCGGCAAGCCAGTGCCGTCAATCGGAATCGGTCCGTGATGCGCTCCCACAGCCAGCCTGTCGGAGCGCAGCAGATAGATCGTTGCGTCATAGGCGTCGCAGAGCCGAGCGGCTCTTTCAGCGACGGCGTCCAGCACAGGCTGAATGTCCGTAGGAGACCCGGCGATCACTTGCAAAATCGCGCCGGTGGCCATCTGCTGTTCCAGCGACTCGGCTAGGTCGCGGTTGCGGGTCTCCACCTCTTCGAACAGCCGCACGTTCTCGATCGCGATGACCGCCTGATCCGAAAATGTCTGCACCAGTTCGATTTCGCGCGTACTGAACGGCGAGACCGACGAGCGGGCGAGGACGAAGACGCCGGTCACGGCGCCGTCACGCATCAGCGGAACGCCCAGCAGGGTGCGGAAGCCGCCGAGCCGTTGGCCTTCGATGTTGGTATACTCCGGATCGTCGAGAACGTCGGCAATCTGCTCTACGGACCCGCTCTGGGCAACACGGGCGGCGATGCTGCCCCGGCCCGGCGTGACCGGGAGGTTGTTCATGTGGTCCTGGAATTCTTGGCTCCATCCGATCTGTACCGTCGGCTGCAACACGTCGCCCTGGCGCAGATAGATGTAGCCCATCCCGGAATGACAGAGGTCGGACGCGGACTTCACAAGCGTATGCAGCACGGAATCGAGATCGAACACCGAACTGCTGATCGTCTTCAACACTTCGGCCGTCGCCGTCTGCTGATCCAGCGCCTCGGCCAGTTCACGATTGTGCCCCTCGACTTTCTCGATCAGCCGGGCATTCTCGATGGCGATCACCGCCTGGTCGGCGAAGCTCTCGACCAGTTCGACTTGACGCGGTGAAAATAGCCCGATCGTCCGACGCCCCATGCCGAATACGCCGATGGTCTCCTGACCCCGCTTCAGCGGAACAGCAAGTACTCCGCGGAAACTGCCCATGATTGCCGCTTCCGGCCTTTCGTATTCTGGGTCTTCGAGCGCGTCCGCCACGTGGATCGTCAATCCCTCCAGCGCGGCGCGGCCCTGGAACGTCCCTCGTCCCACGACATGTGGGTTGGCTCGTTCGTAGGCATGCAGCTCGGCAGCCTGCCCGCCGCCTGCCATGAACCGCAGCGTATCGCCAACGCGCAATGTGATTGCGCCCATGTCCGCCCCAGCCAGGCGTATTGCCGAGTCGACCAGCGTCTGCAGTACCGGTTGAAGATCGAAGGCCGACCGGCTGATTGCCTTGAGCACATCGGCGGTCGCGGTCTGCTGCTCCAGCGCCTCGCCGAGATCGCGCGTGCGCGCCTGCACCTCCTCGAAGAGGCGGACATTTTCGATGGCGATGACGGCCTGGTCGGCGAAGGTTTTGAGTAGCTCGACTTGTTTTTCGCTGAACGGTCTGACCTCCGTTCGGCGAATGACGAGCGCTCCAATGGCCTCGTCCTCACGCAGCAAAGGGGTGGCGAGAATTGTCCGGTGACCAAGCCGCAGCGCCATCGATCGGCCTGCAGGGAACTCGCCCTCCAGCGCGAGCAGATCATGCACGTGGATCGGCCTGCGATCGATCACGGCGCGGCCGGTGACCCACTCCCGCGTGATCGGAAAAGTGGCGAAGTCGATGGGGATCGGCCCGTGGTGTGCGCCAATGGCCAGCGATTCCCCTTGCCGCAGAAAGATCGCCGCGTCATAGGCGTCGCAGAGTTGTGCGGCGTTTTCGGCGACCGCATTCAGGACCGGTTGGATGTCGGTCGGCGATGCAGCGATCACCCTGAGGATCGCACTCGTCGCAGACTGCTGTTCAAGGAGATTGGCGACCTCCGCGGTGCGCATCTGATTTTCTTCGCGCGCGGCTGTCAACTCGGTTCGGAGCGAGCTGATAGTCATCTCAGAGTCGGAGTCGGGCCCTCCCACTGAGGTGCTCCTGTCTTTCTCTGCTCAGTGTCGGCTTTGGCCAGCCTAGCGTCAAGTTTGGTGACCTGCAACGTCCGTTTGTGACGCAGCGCGGCCGCTTTGGTGATGCACCTGAGCGTCGGATTTCGGAGCTGTTGCAGACAGGGAATACGTCCGAGATGGGATCGTAGGCCGAGTGCCCGCTTCTTCGCACCTTGACCTAAAACCAGTCGGTCAGCCTCCGGCCCCATCTCAGCCATTATCGGCGCAAGCTGATTGGCGCGAGCGTCGGATCCAGCGGCTAAGATCCGGTGCTAATCAATTCCGGCCGTTGAGGTGCCGTACCCGCCGCAGCGCCGGGAACAGCCACGCCCACAAGCCCGCAACCGCGACGGCGCCGATGCCGCCGATCACCACCGCCGGCACGGTGCCGATCAGCGCCGCCATGGTGCCGGCGCGGAATTCGCCGACCTCGTTGGAGGCACCGACGAAGACCTGGT
This window encodes:
- a CDS encoding adenylate/guanylate cyclase domain-containing protein, producing MTARILVVDDEPDLEVLIVQKFRRQIRDGAVIFLFASDGVDALSVIDGNSDIDMVLCDINMPRMDGLSLLEKLQQAEGQQLSTVIVSAYGDMANIRTAMNRGAFDFITKPIDFADLETTIAKTLKHREVLHEAHRRQAVAERAHASLSRYFSPNLAERLAGDADGSALAGQWREVASLFTDITSFTTLVETIDPATLGALLNDYLASMTNVVFAHEGTVAKIVGDALHVLFGAPGEQQDHAARAVACALELDALSQSFRDSWRDKGVAVGTTRIGVHAGPALVGNFGGGRFFDYTAYGDTINIAARLESANKQLGTRICVSASAAARVDGFRGRPVGDLMLRGRAEALRAFEPLSSKQYDDPSTASYLEAFGRLEAGDANALTAFAAQIGKCPDDQLASFHLKRLLNGAKGTRISLD
- a CDS encoding GAF domain-containing protein, whose amino-acid sequence is MRTAEVANLLEQQSATSAILRVIAASPTDIQPVLNAVAENAAQLCDAYDAAIFLRQGESLAIGAHHGPIPIDFATFPITREWVTGRAVIDRRPIHVHDLLALEGEFPAGRSMALRLGHRTILATPLLREDEAIGALVIRRTEVRPFSEKQVELLKTFADQAVIAIENVRLFEEVQARTRDLGEALEQQTATADVLKAISRSAFDLQPVLQTLVDSAIRLAGADMGAITLRVGDTLRFMAGGGQAAELHAYERANPHVVGRGTFQGRAALEGLTIHVADALEDPEYERPEAAIMGSFRGVLAVPLKRGQETIGVFGMGRRTIGLFSPRQVELVESFADQAVIAIENARLIEKVEGHNRELAEALDQQTATAEVLKTISSSVFDLDSVLHTLVKSASDLCHSGMGYIYLRQGDVLQPTVQIGWSQEFQDHMNNLPVTPGRGSIAARVAQSGSVEQIADVLDDPEYTNIEGQRLGGFRTLLGVPLMRDGAVTGVFVLARSSVSPFSTREIELVQTFSDQAVIAIENVRLFEEVETRNRDLAESLEQQMATGAILQVIAGSPTDIQPVLDAVAERAARLCDAYDATIYLLRSDRLAVGAHHGPIPIDGTGLPVARDVVTGRAVLDRVPVHVTDLTIAGEEFATARMMAQLLGFRAILATPLLQEGKAIGALMIRRIEARPFSDNQIGLLKTFANQAVIAIGNVRLFEEVQARTAELGEALQQQTATADVLKAISRSTFDLRAVLDALAESVTRLCEADNASIVRETDGKFVEAASYGYPAELEEYFSGFVHVPGRGTGVGRVLLEGKAVQIPDVLADADYTLWEGQRLGGYRTVLAVPLLREGVPIGVFSLTRSTVRPFTERQIELVETFADQAVIAIENVRLFDEVQARTAELSESLQQQTATADVLKAISRSTFDLQPVLDTLAESAAKLCDADTSVIFKRDGDLYRWSANYGNLPEAAAFAKANPFAAGRDSVTGRVALEARAVHVSDVLADPDYGATQLQKLGGYRTILCVPILREGAPVGVFALTRSQVRDFTPRQIELVETFADQSGIAIENVRLFDEVQARTRELSRSLDDLRTAQDRLVQTEKLASLGQLTAGIAHEIKNPLNFVNNFSALSSELIDDLSSVLDGAPLEASVREEVAELTAMLKSNLDKVGQHGKRADSIVRNMLLHSRAGSGEHRPIEINAVVEESLNLAYHGARAEKPGFNVTLTRNFDPQAGDVDLYPQEITRVLLNLISNGFYATAKRGAAANGAGYEPTLCATTMSLGDRVEIRIRDNGTGIPPEVKEKMFNPFFTTKPAGEGTGLGLSLSHDIVVKQHAGTIDVISQPGEFTEFRIVLPRAAASLAKSGGEE
- a CDS encoding bestrophin-like domain; the encoded protein is MSGWLHTLPLAWMALVVFGATYIVAFILHQGIAALSAGSTARSFKALSPGMLPPLGIIFGLFVAFTAAQVWSDSDRASAAVNREASALRSVVVLASSFPGEPEARLRTLVRSYIEETTSQEWPLMAESAATLTIIPPALNEALRTTLALAPGNPGQEIAQREMTRWLEDAFEARRQRILVSSAQVNPTKWACLILQAFCALLAIAIVHSDNRMASAIALGSFATGVAASVLLILAHDRPFTGEIAVSPQPLLQVMPEAKAGGGG
- a CDS encoding response regulator, which codes for MSLLILVVDDEPDVEPLFRQQFRRDIRASRFTMEFAQSAVDALEQIDHAEGVTLILVLSDINMPGMSGLELLPKIKVQRPDVPVIMITAYGDAETKRKVLEDGAEALLTKPIDFAALRQQIETRLGMVA